TAGACAGATGTGAACAGCATGATACAAAAAAAGACGAGCATTGTATCTATAATTGCTTTAAATGAAATAATAAATTCTGCATCGATGGAAAGTCCAACAATCCAAAATAAAACCATTGCAAACAATTTAGAAGAAAAGATTCCAATCAATACGCCAAAAATAGTCGCTAACATATACAGCATCGCGTTTTCAAAAAACAATACCAATACGACTTGTGATTTCCGCAAACCAAGCAAAGAATAAAGACCTATTTCTCGTTTTCGTCTTTTAAGAAAAAAGCTGTTGGAATAAAAGATAAAAAAGAAAATAAATAAAATCAACATAATACTGGCTGAAGAAAACATTGCTGGTCCAAATAGTTCCCAGCGTTTAAACACCGTCTCAATAAGCGGGTTATAAGATAGTGAAACAAATGTGAAAAACACTAATACACAAACAATCAATGAAACAAAATAAACAATATATTGATTAAAATTCTTTCGCATATTAGTCAGCGCCACTTTAAATAACATCGTTTTCGCCACCTCCAAGAAGCGCCAACACATCTAACACCTTTTGGAAAAATTGTTTTCTAGAACTTGTCCCTCGGTAGATTTCAGTGAAAATTTCGCCGTCTTTTATAAACATAATTCTTTCGCAGTAACTGGCAGCAAAGGCATCATGCGTCACCATCATAATAGTAGAATCACGCACATCTTTTGCTTGAGAGAGTCCTTCTAACAAATTGGTCGCTGCTTTGGAGTCAAGGGCACCAGTAGGTTCATCCGCAAAAATCAACGTTGGTTCGGTAATCATTGCACGACAAACCGCAGTCCGTTGCTTTTGCCCACCAGATATTTCTGTTGGATATTTGTTTCTAAGTTCAAAAATCCCGAACTGACGAGCAATGATTTCAAACCGTTGATCAATTTCTGCTTGTTTAATATGTGCAAGCGCCAGTGGTAAAACAATATTATCTTTCACTGTCATCGTATCTAACAGATTATAGTCTTGAAAAATAAAGCCAAGTTGGTCTCTTCTAAAAACAGCTAATTCTTTCCCGTTCATATTAGAAATCTGTTTCCCAGCAATTTCAATTTCTCCAGAAGTTGGTTTATCTATAGAAGATAACACATTTAATAAAGTAGACTTCCCCGCACCAGAAGGACCCATAATACCAACAAATGAGCCTTTTTGTATTTCTAAACTAATACTTCCAAGCGCAGAAAATAAATTTCCTTTTGACCCGTATACTTTTCTAACTTTATGCGCCTTTAGCACTGTTTCCATTGTATTCCTCCCGTTACGTTCATTCTTTGGCTATTTTACCTTAATTTCCACCAATATACTATGGGCTATAGTTGTATTTATCAAAAAAAATCATCCCCCTATTAAAAAACAGACAAATGATTTTTTTCGCTATTTCTTTTCTATAAAAATTTCTGTACCAATGGTTTCGTCATCTGTATAAGTCGACCGCATTGTCTGAATAAGTGTTTCGAGCTCTTCTAAACTAATAGAAACATCCGCGGCAATAATATCCCATGCTATCTCTTCTCGTCCATTTATTGATGTCATTATCTTTAATCTGCCTTGCGAAAAAAGCACCATAGCAGGTTTCTTTAGTTCTGTTGCTTTAATTTCATTCCACGACTTAAAGTCCCCACGATAAGCAACTCCACGTTCTGTTAATTCAACAGTTGGAGCAAGATTAATTAACCGAAACAATGGTCGTAACACACAAAGGCCGATAAACACGAGTAAAATCATTTCCTCTATACCATTTACACCTTTGATATGACTAAAAACAACATAAAGTAATAACCCCACTGCCATCCAAAGTAAGCAACTAGAAAAAATCAAACGGCGGTTTACCCCAAATTCTATTTTCTCAGTTTTCTTTGTTTGTTCTAGCTCATTCTCTATCATTTTTTTCCTCCAGTTTTACGACTCTCTTATTTCTATTGTACTAAAAATATACTACAATGGGAAGGAAGCATTCATGCGGCTTTTTATTTTAAAGAAAACAGCCTACTTTCGGTTGACCTTTTTGGCATTTGTGATATAATTTCTTTAATGCTTTTAAGTAGTAAAATGTAATAATCCAATAAAGGAGGAGAACATCATCGATCAAGTTATCTTAATTGGCTTCATGGGAGCTGGAAAAACAACGGTTGGAAACATACTCGCAAACTTAGCTAACTTACCGTACATCGATATTGACGAAGTAATTACGAGCGAACAAGGAATGAGTGTATCGGACATTTTTGCGAAATATGGTGAAAAAGAATTCCGCCGTCTAGAACATGAAAAATTAAAAGAATTAGCTAATACCAAAGCCGTTATAGCAACAGGCGGTGGCATTGTTCTCAATCCTGAAAATAGAGAAGTATTAAAAAATACATATCCGGTTATTTATTTAGAAACGGATCCAGAAGTATTTATGAATCGCTTAAAAGGCGACACCACACGTCCACTTGTACAACAAAAAACAGCCGAAGAAATTCGCGCCATTTTTGAACCTAGAATTGCTCATTATCAAGATTCCGCAGACTTTATCGTTAACACGGATAATCGCAACCAAGTAGAAGTTGCTAAAGCGATCTTAACGATGTTAGATAAGTAAAAAAACAGCGCTAAAAATTTAGCGCTGTTTTTTTATTCCGTACAATGTCTACACCACATATCCGGTAAGACGGATGTATAGTCTTTTGTAAATGTTAATAAGTCATAAAACATACTGTCCGCATAACCAGCGTCAATATCTTCTATTTTGTTCAATTCTATTTCACGGTGAAGTGCTTCAAGCGCCGCATCACGAAGAGCTGGTAAAACATAACCTGTGATTTTAATTTGAGCTAAAGCAGCTGAAACAGTAATTCTATCGGACGTTCGAACATCACTACCAAACTCCGCCAAAAGCTGTTGCAATCGCTCTACGCCATCGTCTTTTGCTGGGACATAATTTGCTTTTTTCACTGTTTCCATCATGTATTTTGGAAAAGCGGCTAAATTTAGTCCTTGGTCACTTTTGTCACTGAAGTATTCTTCTAAACGGCGAAGTACCTCAAGGCCATCTTCATATCCGAATGGGCCATAACTATCCTGTTCATCCAAATAAAAACTCGCTTTAAAATGCTCTTTGAAATGTGGATGTGTTGTTGCGCTATCTAATGCGGCACCAGGCTGGTCGATATACATACTAATTGCCATTCTCATTTCCTCCATTCATGTGAAATCTCTTACATTCATCTTACCAAATTCTATTCCATTTTGAAAGAAGAAATAAATATGACAATTTACCAACAATTTTATAGTCTAATTTTAGTTATAATGTATATTAATTAACTTTCAAACTCGAAAACAGTTAATTAAACTACTACTTTTCTTGAAAAAGTTAATTTTTTCTCCTTTGACCATTTTTTTATTTCGTGGTTAAATAAAAACTGGACTTGGTTATTGCTAATCTCGTCTGTTAATTTATTAGTTGACCACACACACTCGAAAAGCAAAAACCGCCATTTATCCCATTATGGCGGTTTTTGTATACTTAATTTAAATGTAGAACAGTCACAGCTTCTATATGTGTTGTCATTGGAAACATATCTACAGGCTGAACTTTTTTCGCTACATAGCCGCCATCCGTTAAGATTTTCATATCACGGGCTAATGTCCCTGGATTACAAGAAACATACACTACTTTCTTCGGTTTCATTGCTAAAATTGTTTCCAGTAATTTTTCATCGCAACCTTTTCGAGGCGGATCAACTACTAGGACGTCTGCTTCAATTCCAGCTTTGTACCACGCCGGAATGACCTCTTCGGCTTTACCTGTTTCAAAAGTTGTATTCGTTAATTCATTGAGCTCTGCATTGGCACGAGCATCTTGTATCGCTTGATCGACAATTTCTACCCCATAGACATGCTTGGCTTTTTTTGCAAGACAAAGGGAAATAGAGCCAATACCGCAATAAGCATCAATTACTGTTTCTTCTCCAGTTAATTCAGCCGCATCGATGGCTTGTTGATACAAAACTTCTGTTTGAAGCGGATTTACTTGGTAAAAAGAACGCGCCGAAATCGCGAAACGAATGCCATGAATCGTATCCTCAATGATATCTTTTCCCCAAAGTGTTTTCGTACGATCTCCAAAAATCACATTTGTTTTATGTGGATTAATATTTTGAACAATCGAGGTTAATTCCAGTTGTTCGACCAAATCCTGCACAATTTCATTTTTAAAAGGCATACGTTCTTTTGTGGTTACAAGAACAAGCATTAACTGGCCCGTCGTATGCGCAAATCTTGTCATAATATGGCGGATATCGCCTTTTCCTGTTTTTTCATCATACGGTTCTGTTCCGTATTTAGCTAGGATTTCACGTGTTTTTTGAACAGCAAAATCACCTTGCTCATTATGAATTAAACAAGTGGACATGTCGATAATGGCATGGCTTCTTTTTTGGTAAAAACCTGCTGTTAACTTACCATTAACAAATCCTACTGGTACTTGTGATTTATTCCGGTAGCGCCAAGGATTTTCCATGCCTAGCGTTTCTGGAACATCTACATTAAGTTTCCCAATTCGCTTCATCGTTTCTTCCACTTGATTTCGTTTAAACGCAAGCTGACCATCGTAGCTTAAGTGTTGCAAGCTACAACCGCCACATTTGGAATAAACCGCACATGGAGGTTCTACGCGGTCTGCACTAACCGATTCAATAGTCTCCATCCGAGCAAAGCCGTAATTTTTATTGAGCTTTATTATTTTAGCTGTCACTTTTTCGCCAGGTAACGTATTTGGAATGAAAAGTGGGTATCCGTCAATTTTGCCAACCCCACTGCCGTCATGCGTTAAATCTTCAATAGTAAGTTCAATGGATTGGTTCTTTTTTAAAAGGGATGCTTCCAAAGTCCCTTGCCCCTCTCTTTGCTTTACTTAATAATGTATTCGATACCGATTGGTTCTTTAATTACCGCTTCTTCTTGCTCTTTAAAAACAAGCATGGTATTTTTCTGTAACGTAAAATCATAAATAAATGTTTTTGGATAGATAGTGACATTTTTATTCGTAGTCAACGCTTTTGTGTTATCTGTAATAGTCGTTTCTTCTGGAATCTGGCTATCAAAAATACCAGCTGCTACTTCTGCATCATCACTTGAATAACTTGTCTTTAGAGATACTTTGATATTATTGTTTGTTGTGTCTTCTATTGTTACAGGTGTTTTTTCTGTTTGTACAGAACGTTCACCACTTGTAATTTCATAGTTTGCGAATTTTTTCTGGATAGTTGTTGTTGGGTAACGATATTTTGTATTAGTAATATACTCAGAAACTTTCTTTGCTTCAATACGAAGTCGATATGCTTTGATACCTTTATAACGATTATCAGTAGAAGCTAACTCTTTTAAAATATCTTCGTTAGTTGTTTCTAAAATTAAATCCCCATTTGTTGCAATTGTTGTGTTTGTATTTGCTGCAGGGATAGATAAAATAATATTATCTTGTATTGGAACTTGCATTTGATTGTTTATCCATACTTTATTACTTTCAATTAGCTCTGTTTTCGTTACTTTTGGAGCTTGCTCTTCTGCATCCACTTGCCAAAAGAAAAAAACAGCCGCTGCGATAGCAATGATAAGAACGATTATTATCACTGTGAACTTTTTAAAAAGATGTCCACTTGTCATATCGCATTCACCTCATTTCTTGTCAGAATACCTATTATACTTGTTTTGCTCAAATAAGACAAATTTCTAACAATAATTACATCCTTTTTACTATGTTGCAATTAGGACGTTTAGGCTAAAGAAAAAAACTACCAAGCTGGGCAGTTTTTAGCTATTTTCTTTTATGAATAAATCAGTT
The sequence above is drawn from the Listeria monocytogenes genome and encodes:
- the virB gene encoding ABC transporter ATP-binding protein VirB, giving the protein METVLKAHKVRKVYGSKGNLFSALGSISLEIQKGSFVGIMGPSGAGKSTLLNVLSSIDKPTSGEIEIAGKQISNMNGKELAVFRRDQLGFIFQDYNLLDTMTVKDNIVLPLALAHIKQAEIDQRFEIIARQFGIFELRNKYPTEISGGQKQRTAVCRAMITEPTLIFADEPTGALDSKAATNLLEGLSQAKDVRDSTIMMVTHDAFAASYCERIMFIKDGEIFTEIYRGTSSRKQFFQKVLDVLALLGGGENDVI
- a CDS encoding shikimate kinase codes for the protein MLIGFMGAGKTTVGNILANLANLPYIDIDEVITSEQGMSVSDIFAKYGEKEFRRLEHEKLKELANTKAVIATGGGIVLNPENREVLKNTYPVIYLETDPEVFMNRLKGDTTRPLVQQKTAEEIRAIFEPRIAHYQDSADFIVNTDNRNQVEVAKAILTMLDK
- the rlmD gene encoding 23S rRNA (uracil(1939)-C(5))-methyltransferase RlmD, which gives rise to MEASLLKKNQSIELTIEDLTHDGSGVGKIDGYPLFIPNTLPGEKVTAKIIKLNKNYGFARMETIESVSADRVEPPCAVYSKCGGCSLQHLSYDGQLAFKRNQVEETMKRIGKLNVDVPETLGMENPWRYRNKSQVPVGFVNGKLTAGFYQKRSHAIIDMSTCLIHNEQGDFAVQKTREILAKYGTEPYDEKTGKGDIRHIMTRFAHTTGQLMLVLVTTKERMPFKNEIVQDLVEQLELTSIVQNINPHKTNVIFGDRTKTLWGKDIIEDTIHGIRFAISARSFYQVNPLQTEVLYQQAIDAAELTGEETVIDAYCGIGSISLCLAKKAKHVYGVEIVDQAIQDARANAELNELTNTTFETGKAEEVIPAWYKAGIEADVLVVDPPRKGCDEKLLETILAMKPKKVVYVSCNPGTLARDMKILTDGGYVAKKVQPVDMFPMTTHIEAVTVLHLN